From a region of the Candidatus Jettenia caeni genome:
- a CDS encoding putative phospholipase/carboxylesterase, producing the protein MENILHELNGLHISLNTGKEWIKTSASYTSQPLGLQRKLVPIGEKHGEYFVYTPSHYVPDKSWPMILILHGVGSRGYDPVMAWLRSSAHNDEFILVAPTYGHGLWWKDEAERLILSVFDKMKQEYNIDTDRVYLTGFSSGGHGAWYMALRYPHFFAAISPIAGECPIPSFLVNLMHVPVYIVHGAQDTVIPAEAARDALSRLEKLNYRVAYKELPEMKHRFPLDETGEILDWFRANGRLLYPKKLRFSTESIKYSVSYWVEILEFSEIVGRVSGVQKDISGHLMRSEALPVTASVEADIKDENNEIFLVTQGIKAIRLYLENRLIDMERPLRVYINGKMVYSEKVNENVRVILDTVKKRNDRKALFSAYLDLKVPFE; encoded by the coding sequence ATGGAGAATATCCTGCATGAACTGAATGGGTTACATATCAGTTTAAATACGGGTAAGGAATGGATTAAAACTTCAGCAAGCTATACATCTCAACCGTTGGGTTTACAAAGGAAATTGGTACCTATTGGGGAAAAACATGGCGAGTACTTTGTATATACCCCATCTCATTATGTGCCTGATAAATCATGGCCGATGATTCTGATACTCCATGGGGTTGGCAGCAGAGGTTACGATCCGGTGATGGCATGGTTAAGGTCATCGGCACATAACGATGAATTTATCCTTGTAGCCCCTACATACGGTCATGGGTTATGGTGGAAGGATGAGGCGGAGAGGCTTATACTTTCGGTATTTGATAAGATGAAACAGGAATACAACATTGATACCGACAGGGTTTACCTTACCGGATTTTCAAGTGGCGGTCATGGCGCATGGTATATGGCGCTTCGTTATCCCCATTTCTTTGCGGCTATAAGCCCTATTGCGGGTGAGTGTCCCATACCTTCTTTTCTGGTAAATCTGATGCATGTGCCGGTCTATATCGTACATGGCGCTCAAGATACTGTCATTCCGGCAGAAGCGGCAAGGGATGCTCTTTCAAGACTGGAGAAGCTTAACTATCGTGTTGCTTATAAGGAACTGCCTGAAATGAAACATCGGTTTCCTCTTGACGAGACCGGAGAAATTCTTGATTGGTTCCGTGCGAATGGAAGATTGCTCTATCCGAAGAAGCTGCGATTTTCCACAGAATCTATAAAATATTCTGTATCTTATTGGGTCGAAATTTTAGAATTTTCCGAGATAGTAGGTCGGGTTTCCGGAGTTCAAAAGGACATTTCAGGGCATTTAATGAGGTCTGAAGCATTGCCGGTAACGGCATCCGTTGAGGCTGACATAAAGGATGAAAATAATGAAATCTTCCTGGTAACTCAGGGTATTAAGGCTATACGCCTGTATCTTGAAAATAGACTTATAGATATGGAAAGACCCTTGAGGGTATACATTAACGGTAAGATGGTATATTCTGAAAAAGTAAATGAGAATGTACGGGTGATTCTTGATACCGTGAAGAAGAGGAACGACCGGAAAGCATTATTTTCTGCATATCTCGATTTGAAAGTTCCCTTTGAATAA
- a CDS encoding putative deaminase, with protein MRLAIHKAREGIEKGQTPFGACIVKNEEVISCTHNIVWQTMDITAHAEMNAIREACKKLNTVDLSGCVIYSTCEPCPMCFSACHWAKITKIMYGTRVDDAKKIGFNELTILNKEMKRFGNSPVEIAGDLLREENLELFKIWYNRTDKRVY; from the coding sequence ATGAGGCTTGCTATACACAAGGCAAGGGAGGGTATTGAGAAAGGACAAACACCTTTTGGGGCGTGTATCGTGAAGAATGAAGAGGTTATCAGTTGTACTCATAATATCGTCTGGCAAACTATGGATATAACCGCCCATGCTGAAATGAATGCGATCAGAGAAGCATGTAAGAAATTGAATACGGTTGACTTGTCGGGTTGTGTAATTTATTCTACCTGTGAGCCGTGTCCTATGTGTTTTAGTGCTTGCCATTGGGCGAAGATCACAAAAATCATGTATGGTACACGGGTTGACGATGCAAAAAAGATAGGATTTAATGAGCTTACTATTTTAAATAAGGAGATGAAACGGTTTGGTAATAGTCCGGTTGAAATTGCCGGCGACCTTCTCCGGGAAGAGAATTTAGAACTTTTTAAAATCTGGTATAATCGAACGGATAAAAGGGTATACTGA
- a CDS encoding putative indole-3-pyruvate decarboxylase — MEMKNTLGNYLIEQLYNCGARHVFGVAGDYVLRFFDDLVHSKLNVICTCDEQGAGYAADAYARLNGLGVVCITYCVGGLKVVNPVAQAYAEKSPVVVISGAPGIKERKKNPMLHHKVRDFDTQKKIFDEVTVASTVLSDPGTAPREIDRVLNAAQRYKRPVYIELPRDMTSEQVTHQYEFREMQEKSDPVALQEAVTEAITMIHAAKKPVIIAGVELQRFGLQSELVKFIEKTNIPVTSLLLSKSVISERHPLYLGLYEGAIGHDFVREYVESSDCLVLLGALLTDINLGAFTAHLDQGRMIYVTSEKTAIRHHNYENIYLQDFMYELMRANIKRQELKGIQHQEVQPFSPVKGQKVTVQRLFQCLNSFLTDDTVVIADVGDALVGGSDLVVHRRTEFISPAYYLSLGFAVPASIGAQLASPSLRPLVLVGDGAFQMTGMELSTIVRYHLNPIVVVFNNYGYGIERPMMDGPFNDLQLWQYSRIPEIIGGGRGFIVKTEEQLSEALEAAEKYKDGFCILDVHLDKYDMSPALQRLTSLSAKRAR; from the coding sequence ATGGAAATGAAAAACACTCTTGGCAACTACCTCATTGAGCAACTCTATAATTGTGGAGCCCGTCATGTCTTCGGTGTTGCAGGCGATTATGTGCTTCGCTTTTTCGATGACCTCGTTCATAGCAAGCTTAACGTAATCTGCACCTGTGATGAGCAGGGGGCAGGATATGCGGCAGATGCTTATGCCCGCTTGAATGGACTAGGGGTTGTATGTATTACCTACTGCGTTGGCGGGTTAAAGGTAGTTAATCCGGTAGCTCAGGCGTATGCTGAAAAATCCCCCGTCGTTGTTATAAGCGGAGCGCCCGGGATCAAAGAACGCAAAAAAAATCCGATGCTTCATCATAAAGTGCGCGACTTTGATACACAAAAGAAGATATTTGATGAAGTCACGGTTGCTTCTACCGTATTAAGTGATCCAGGAACCGCTCCTCGCGAGATTGATCGTGTTCTGAATGCAGCTCAACGCTATAAACGCCCGGTCTATATCGAACTGCCCCGGGATATGACCTCTGAGCAAGTTACCCATCAGTATGAATTCCGCGAGATGCAAGAAAAAAGTGATCCTGTTGCTCTTCAGGAAGCAGTTACAGAAGCTATAACTATGATACATGCAGCGAAAAAACCGGTTATCATCGCTGGTGTTGAATTGCAGAGGTTCGGGTTACAAAGTGAACTCGTAAAATTCATAGAAAAAACAAATATACCTGTTACATCGTTGCTTCTCAGTAAATCGGTGATCAGTGAACGACATCCTCTGTATCTGGGGTTATATGAAGGCGCAATTGGGCATGATTTTGTCCGCGAATATGTTGAATCCTCAGATTGTCTGGTATTGCTGGGAGCTCTTTTGACAGATATTAATCTTGGTGCCTTTACGGCACATCTTGATCAGGGGAGAATGATTTATGTCACGAGTGAAAAAACCGCTATTCGTCACCACAATTATGAGAATATCTATCTGCAAGATTTCATGTATGAGTTGATGAGAGCCAATATTAAACGTCAGGAGCTGAAAGGTATTCAGCATCAGGAGGTTCAGCCGTTTTCACCGGTAAAAGGGCAAAAGGTTACCGTTCAGCGATTATTCCAGTGCTTGAACTCATTCCTGACCGATGATACGGTTGTTATAGCAGACGTTGGCGATGCCTTGGTTGGCGGTTCTGATCTTGTTGTTCACCGCCGCACCGAATTTATATCTCCGGCATACTATCTTTCGCTTGGTTTTGCAGTGCCTGCAAGTATAGGAGCCCAATTAGCCAGTCCCTCTCTGCGTCCCTTAGTGTTGGTCGGCGATGGCGCATTTCAAATGACGGGTATGGAGCTTTCAACCATAGTGAGGTACCATCTTAATCCAATTGTTGTTGTCTTTAATAATTATGGATACGGGATAGAACGTCCTATGATGGACGGTCCGTTTAATGATTTGCAATTGTGGCAATATAGTCGTATCCCTGAAATAATTGGTGGTGGTAGAGGCTTTATTGTTAAGACTGAAGAACAACTGAGTGAGGCGCTCGAAGCTGCCGAAAAATATAAGGATGGTTTCTGTATCCTGGATGTCCATCTGGATAAGTATGATATGTCGCCTGCTTTACAGCGACTAACAAGCCTGTCTGCGAAGAGAGCACGATAG
- a CDS encoding N-acetyl-gamma-glutamyl-phosphate reductase: protein MINIGIIGATAYTSLELIKILLRHPEVKITYLGVRRTDRPKISDIFPSLKSMLDLPCETVEQKEVPDTLDLAFITLPPTISMQYVPLFTKQGIKVIDLSADYRFRDKSLYEKWYKAQHTDDKGIETAVYGLPELFRNEIKKTNLVGNPGCYTTSTILALAPLLAKGLICSDDIIVDAKSGVSGRGREPREDTHYCECNENIEAYSIGGHRHSPEIEHILSLKTGQKISIQFVPHLIPMNRGILCTIYAKPKHKLRETTIILSDEEVRNLYKEFYSNEPFIRLKEGSEIPKTKDVIYTNFCDIATKVTDNRIIILSAIDNLIKGASGQAVQNMNIMCGFDEKTGLL from the coding sequence ATGATAAATATAGGGATAATCGGTGCCACAGCTTATACCAGCCTGGAACTCATAAAAATTCTCCTACGCCATCCGGAAGTAAAGATTACCTATCTCGGTGTACGCAGGACAGACCGGCCTAAGATATCAGATATCTTCCCATCATTGAAATCAATGCTTGATTTACCGTGCGAGACTGTTGAGCAGAAAGAAGTCCCTGATACTCTTGACCTGGCTTTTATCACCTTGCCGCCAACCATTTCTATGCAATACGTCCCGCTATTTACGAAACAAGGAATCAAGGTTATAGATCTTAGCGCCGATTACCGTTTCCGCGATAAATCGCTTTACGAAAAATGGTACAAGGCGCAGCATACCGATGATAAAGGCATAGAGACAGCTGTATATGGACTTCCGGAACTTTTCAGGAATGAGATTAAAAAAACAAATCTCGTAGGAAACCCGGGCTGTTACACTACCTCAACGATATTAGCATTAGCCCCCTTGCTTGCAAAAGGGCTTATCTGTTCAGACGATATTATCGTGGATGCAAAATCGGGCGTATCAGGACGCGGACGTGAACCAAGAGAGGATACCCATTACTGTGAGTGCAATGAGAATATTGAGGCTTACAGCATAGGAGGTCACCGCCATAGCCCGGAAATTGAACATATTCTCTCTCTTAAAACAGGTCAAAAAATATCTATCCAATTTGTTCCACACCTCATTCCCATGAACCGTGGAATCTTGTGTACGATCTACGCCAAGCCAAAACATAAGCTAAGAGAGACCACTATAATCCTTAGTGACGAGGAGGTACGTAACCTCTACAAAGAATTTTACAGCAACGAACCCTTTATCCGTCTGAAAGAGGGAAGTGAAATACCTAAGACAAAAGACGTAATCTACACAAATTTTTGCGATATTGCCACAAAGGTTACCGATAACCGCATTATTATCCTTTCTGCTATTGATAACCTCATCAAAGGCGCTTCCGGTCAGGCAGTGCAAAATATGAACATAATGTGCGGATTTGATGAAAAGACGGGATTGTTATAG
- a CDS encoding transposase yields MKQQKRDVKKLAGTDKRPLQEQKKKKSKKDYRVRNWSEYTEALRQRGSLDVWIDEGVQEKWNAEPTGQRGSPPTYSDLAITSTLQLGIVFHQRLRQTEGLVKSLFRLMNIPLKVPDYSTLSRRGETVGISLAKEKKENLVLVLDSSGLKVYGEGEWKVRQHGYTKRRTWRKIHLSITPDGEIRAQELTENSTGDSEVVDKLLSQEESRIDTFAGDGSYDKRKVYESCKRRGILRILIPPRKDAKIWQHGNCSTEPHVRDETIRHIRRTSLRQWKERVGYHVRSLVENAIFRFKTIFGDRLYARNLAQQRTEVGIKASVLNCMMKLGMPESYAIS; encoded by the coding sequence ATGAAGCAACAGAAACGGGACGTAAAGAAACTAGCAGGAACAGATAAAAGGCCGCTCCAAGAACAGAAAAAGAAGAAATCAAAGAAGGACTACCGGGTAAGAAACTGGTCAGAGTATACAGAGGCATTAAGACAAAGAGGGTCTCTTGATGTATGGATAGACGAGGGGGTACAAGAGAAATGGAATGCAGAGCCAACGGGCCAAAGAGGGTCTCCCCCTACGTATAGTGATCTGGCCATAACATCAACGCTTCAGTTGGGTATCGTATTTCATCAAAGACTTCGTCAAACAGAAGGATTAGTCAAATCACTGTTTCGGCTCATGAATATCCCTCTGAAGGTTCCTGATTATTCAACCCTGTCTCGAAGAGGTGAAACAGTGGGAATTTCTTTAGCGAAAGAGAAGAAAGAGAATCTGGTATTAGTCCTTGATAGCAGTGGGTTAAAGGTCTATGGGGAAGGGGAATGGAAGGTAAGACAGCATGGATATACCAAGAGAAGAACATGGAGAAAGATTCATTTGTCCATTACTCCTGATGGAGAGATAAGAGCACAAGAGCTTACCGAGAATAGTACTGGTGATTCAGAGGTAGTAGATAAGCTTCTAAGCCAGGAAGAGTCAAGGATTGATACCTTTGCCGGTGATGGCTCCTATGATAAGAGGAAGGTCTATGAGAGTTGTAAGAGAAGAGGGATTCTCAGAATACTTATTCCTCCGAGGAAGGATGCAAAGATATGGCAGCATGGCAACTGCAGTACAGAGCCACATGTCCGAGATGAGACGATAAGGCATATCAGAAGAACTTCCCTAAGACAGTGGAAAGAGCGTGTTGGTTACCACGTCCGCTCTCTGGTTGAGAATGCGATATTTCGATTCAAAACCATCTTTGGCGATAGGCTTTATGCCAGAAATCTTGCTCAACAAAGAACAGAAGTAGGTATCAAGGCATCTGTTTTAAACTGTATGATGAAATTAGGAATGCCGGAAAGTTATGCGATCTCATAA
- a CDS encoding methyltransferase — protein MSNNKTQKLELTWIGKDNQPKLEPRILIEDPGKSYGHTPRPSQDGNKKSPLLGGDLGVGNMLICGDNLLALKALEQDFAGKIKCIYIDPPYNTGNAFEHYDDGLEHSIWLSLMKPRIEILHRLLRSDGTLWISIDDDECHYLKVLCDEIFGRKNFVNTVIWEKKYSPQNDAKWLSDSHDHILVYAKNKDLWRPNLLPRTAEMDSRYKNPDNDPRGLWTSSDLSVKTYTPNTDYPITLPSGRVVNPTESRCWAVSKEKFLELVEDNRIWFGESGNNMPRLKRFLSEVQEGTVSKTIWFRTEVGDNQEAKKEIKAFNSEDVFTTPKPERLIQRILTLATNEGDWVLDSFLGSGTTAAVAHKMNRRWIGIELGEHCHTHCLLRLKKVIDGTDQGGISRIVHTPGPPRKRNEPTPNPSQEGNKESPLLGGEIGVGWQGGGGFKYYYLAPSLLKKDKHDTWIIDERYNADMLAAAMAKHEGFRYCPDEDIYWKHGRSTEQDYIFTTTQFITVQFLDKIHEEMKPDESLLICCKSFQEACANRYASITIKKIPKMLLGRCKFGKEDYSLNIVNLPEPTPGPSQEGNLKNSSQAGNAESPLSDGKHKSPLLGGDLGVGKSDKRKKSEKDNNSKSYNKQRKLFE, from the coding sequence ATGTCCAACAACAAGACTCAAAAACTTGAGCTCACCTGGATAGGCAAAGATAACCAGCCGAAACTGGAGCCGCGCATATTGATAGAAGACCCGGGAAAGTCTTACGGGCACACCCCTCGCCCCTCTCAAGATGGGAATAAGAAAAGTCCCCTCCTGGGAGGGGATTTAGGGGTGGGTAACATGCTTATCTGTGGCGACAATCTCCTTGCCCTGAAAGCCCTTGAACAGGATTTTGCCGGGAAAATCAAATGCATCTATATTGATCCGCCCTATAACACAGGCAATGCCTTTGAACATTATGATGATGGACTAGAGCATTCTATCTGGTTGAGTTTAATGAAACCCAGAATAGAAATATTGCATCGACTTTTACGATCAGACGGAACGCTCTGGATTTCTATTGACGATGATGAATGCCATTATCTGAAGGTATTGTGTGATGAGATTTTTGGAAGAAAGAATTTTGTAAATACTGTTATCTGGGAAAAGAAGTATTCTCCTCAAAATGATGCAAAATGGCTTTCTGACAGTCACGACCATATCCTGGTCTATGCCAAAAATAAAGATTTGTGGAGACCAAATCTGTTGCCAAGAACAGCAGAAATGGATTCCCGATATAAGAATCCTGATAATGACCCAAGAGGATTGTGGACATCATCAGATTTGTCTGTTAAGACGTACACTCCTAATACTGATTATCCCATAACACTTCCTTCTGGAAGAGTAGTAAATCCAACTGAATCTCGATGTTGGGCTGTATCAAAAGAAAAATTTCTAGAATTGGTTGAAGACAATCGAATTTGGTTCGGAGAATCAGGGAATAATATGCCAAGGTTAAAAAGATTCTTATCTGAAGTTCAAGAAGGCACTGTATCTAAAACCATTTGGTTTAGAACCGAGGTTGGTGATAATCAGGAAGCAAAGAAAGAAATCAAAGCCTTTAATAGTGAAGATGTTTTTACTACTCCCAAGCCCGAACGCTTAATTCAACGCATTCTCACATTAGCCACGAACGAAGGTGATTGGGTTCTCGATTCCTTCCTTGGTTCCGGAACGACTGCCGCTGTTGCCCATAAGATGAACCGCAGGTGGATAGGGATAGAACTGGGCGAGCATTGCCATACGCACTGCTTGCTACGACTGAAGAAGGTCATTGACGGCACGGATCAGGGCGGAATATCAAGAATTGTACACACCCCTGGCCCCCCTCGAAAAAGGAATGAACCCACCCCTAACCCCTCCCAAGAGGGGAATAAAGAAAGTCCCCTCCTGGGAGGGGAAATAGGGGTGGGTTGGCAGGGTGGTGGTGGTTTCAAGTATTACTACTTAGCCCCAAGTCTGCTAAAAAAGGATAAACATGACACCTGGATTATTGATGAACGTTACAATGCCGATATGCTTGCCGCGGCTATGGCAAAGCATGAAGGTTTTAGATACTGCCCGGACGAGGATATTTACTGGAAACATGGCCGTTCAACTGAACAGGATTACATATTTACCACTACTCAGTTTATTACGGTACAGTTTTTAGATAAGATTCACGAAGAAATGAAACCGGATGAAAGCCTTCTGATCTGTTGTAAATCTTTTCAAGAAGCTTGCGCAAATCGTTACGCTAGTATTACCATAAAAAAGATCCCCAAGATGTTGCTCGGTAGATGTAAATTTGGGAAAGAGGATTATAGTTTAAATATTGTTAATTTGCCTGAACCCACCCCTGGCCCCTCCCAGGAGGGGAATTTGAAGAACTCATCCCAGGCGGGGAATGCAGAAAGTCCCCTCTCGGATGGAAAACATAAAAGTCCCCTCTTGGGAGGGGATTTAGGGGTGGGTAAATCAGACAAAAGGAAAAAGTCTGAAAAAGATAATAACTCTAAAAGCTATAATAAACAGAGAAAACTATTCGAATGA
- a CDS encoding tyrosyl-tRNA synthase — protein sequence MFKDADEQLETILRGTVDVVTKEEFIKKLARSVKENKPLRIKLGLDPTAPDIHIGNAIPIHKLRAFQSLGHTAILIIGDYTATVGDPSGVNKTRPMITYEKVLENAKTYLTQASKILDLNKTEVVYNSQWFKKMTFHDVIQLTSKMTVARMMERDDFTKRYHTGIPISVHEFIYPLMQGYDSVMVKSDVELGGTDQLFSLLVGRDLQKDAGMEPQIALTTALLEGIDGNKKMSKSLGNYIGITESPQEIFGKAMSIQDDLMGKYFELATDLSTDEIKQLIDPIRTHPRTAKVTLARAIVRRYHGDKEAEASAAEFDRIFKEHALPDKIPDIVLSPDELKDGKIWIAQLIVLCGFATTNSEARRLIQQGGVSVNSEIIDCPTLNVEIKSGMILKVGKRRFARIVLP from the coding sequence ATGTTTAAGGATGCGGATGAACAATTAGAGACTATATTGCGTGGAACTGTAGACGTTGTTACAAAAGAGGAATTCATAAAAAAACTGGCAAGGTCCGTAAAAGAGAATAAGCCGCTTCGCATAAAATTAGGACTGGATCCAACCGCTCCCGATATTCATATCGGAAATGCCATCCCGATACATAAACTGCGTGCATTCCAGTCGCTTGGCCATACTGCTATTCTCATTATCGGGGATTATACTGCAACGGTAGGTGATCCTTCGGGGGTTAATAAAACACGCCCCATGATTACCTATGAAAAAGTTTTAGAAAATGCAAAAACATATCTTACACAGGCCAGCAAGATACTTGATTTGAATAAGACAGAAGTGGTGTATAACAGTCAATGGTTCAAGAAAATGACCTTTCATGATGTTATTCAGCTTACGTCAAAAATGACTGTAGCCCGAATGATGGAACGGGATGATTTTACAAAACGTTATCATACGGGTATCCCCATTAGTGTGCATGAATTTATCTACCCTCTTATGCAGGGGTATGATTCCGTAATGGTAAAAAGTGATGTAGAACTGGGAGGAACAGACCAGTTATTTAGCTTGCTTGTGGGGAGGGACCTGCAAAAGGATGCAGGTATGGAACCGCAGATCGCATTGACTACAGCCCTCCTGGAAGGAATCGATGGAAATAAGAAAATGAGCAAGAGTCTGGGGAATTATATCGGTATAACCGAATCGCCTCAAGAGATATTTGGTAAGGCGATGTCTATTCAGGACGACTTGATGGGTAAGTATTTTGAACTTGCGACAGACTTGAGTACGGATGAGATTAAACAATTGATTGATCCTATTCGCACTCACCCGCGTACTGCAAAGGTAACTTTAGCCAGGGCTATTGTTCGGCGTTACCATGGTGATAAGGAAGCAGAAGCATCCGCTGCAGAGTTTGACCGTATTTTTAAGGAACATGCACTTCCGGATAAAATTCCTGATATCGTGCTATCACCCGATGAGCTAAAGGACGGTAAGATATGGATTGCTCAGCTTATCGTTCTCTGTGGTTTTGCAACTACGAACAGCGAAGCACGCCGGTTGATACAACAAGGTGGTGTAAGTGTTAATAGTGAGATCATTGATTGTCCCACCCTGAATGTTGAGATAAAATCTGGTATGATTCTTAAGGTAGGAAAGCGCAGATTTGCACGTATAGTATTACCGTAG
- a CDS encoding small multidrug resistance protein: MAWIYLLTAGFFEIGWAIGLKYTEGFTRFWPSVWTVFAMIASFFFLSKAVTIIPIGMAYAIWTGIGAVGTVILGIVLFGEPSDPFRIVFIGLIIAGIVGLKFS, from the coding sequence ATGGCATGGATTTATCTTTTGACCGCTGGTTTTTTTGAAATTGGATGGGCAATTGGCCTGAAATATACGGAAGGTTTTACCCGGTTTTGGCCAAGTGTTTGGACGGTGTTTGCCATGATAGCGAGCTTTTTTTTCCTGTCAAAGGCCGTTACTATCATTCCAATAGGGATGGCGTATGCAATTTGGACGGGTATCGGCGCGGTCGGTACTGTAATTCTCGGTATAGTGTTATTTGGTGAACCTTCTGACCCATTCCGTATTGTTTTTATCGGTCTGATTATAGCAGGGATTGTTGGACTTAAGTTTTCTTAA